In Miscanthus floridulus cultivar M001 chromosome 5, ASM1932011v1, whole genome shotgun sequence, one genomic interval encodes:
- the LOC136450151 gene encoding phospholipase A1 PLIP1, chloroplastic-like — translation MVASVAAAGGAAAAAAAAAAGPRHRGGSRREPATMHAGIRRSRSDPHLRCPRRGGAAGAALTTSRSIGVFPFQFGAAPLRPPPLPDGGGDGSRLLTVADADDSPPEPEPPEMPAARRPEQAHWLDRLLELRSRFHDPTKRDVLDGEDDDDDEDLYRLNGADHHDGGCGVSYEDDAGEEEAAEDARWDQDSFAKLLARAPLGEARLFAQLAFLCNMAYVIPEIKVEELKKHYGLRFVTSSLEKKAEAGIINAKLDADTTRPRTAPAYEVASGPQPRRPIRSSHLAYEVAASAASYVHARALGLLSFGATPPPQQQGRLYNSGVAAYMAASTVTAVVAAEDEARQEAARDLRSPLSSPCEWFVCDETDARTRCLVIQGSDSVASWQANLLFEPTEFEGTGVLVHRGIYEAAKGIYEQVMPEIKAHLRAHAGARLRLTGHSLGGSLAVLVSLMLLARGVVTPDALRPVVTFGAPSVFCGGNQVLEALGVGEAHVRSVAMHRDIVPRAFSCRYPGHAIALLKRLNGVLRTHPCLNTHKALYTPMGATYILQPDSGVSPRHPFLPEGAALFRLDTDDAPRALVASALRAFLNSPHPLETLSDLSAYGAEGAILRDHESSNYFRALSALARAPPRRRKQPEIVWQLPGVERLQQYWWPGIAGTVIPAPVAVSNKELVSEA, via the exons ATGGTGGCGAGCGTCGCTGCCGCGGGCGGcgccgcggcagcggcggcggcggcggcggcggggccgcgCCACCGCGGGGGCAGCAGGAGGGAGCCGGCGACCATGCACGCCGGCATCCGGCGGTCGCGCTCCGACCCGCACCTCCGCTGCCCGCGCCGCGGGGGCGCGGCGGGCGCCGCGCTCACCACCAGCCGCTCCATCGGCGTCTTCCCGTTCCAGTTCGGCGCCGCGCCGCTgcgcccgccgccgctgcccgacggcggcggcgacggctccCGGCTCCTcaccgtcgccgacgccgacgacaGCCCGCCGGAGCCCGAGCCGCCGGAAATGCCGGCCGCCCGGAGGCCCGAGCAGGCGCACTGGCTCGACCGCCTCCTGGAGCTCCGGTCCCGCTTCCACGACCCGACCAAGCGCGACGTCCTCGACggcgaagacgacgacgacgacgaggacctCTACCGCCTCAACGGCGCTGACCACCACGACGGCGGGTGCGGCGTCAGCTATGAGGACGACGCcggcgaggaggaggcggcggaggatgCCAGGTGGGATCAAGACTCCTTTGCCAAGCTGCTGGCGCGGGCCCCGCTCGGAGAGGCGCGGCTGTTCGCGCAGCTGGCCTTCCTCTGCAACATGGCTTACGTCATCCCCGAGATCAAG GTGGAGGAGCTGAAGAAGCACTACGGACTGCGGTTCGTGACGTCGTCTCTGGAGAAGAAGGCGGAGGCCGGCATCATAAACGCCAAGCTGGACGCGGACACCACGCGGCCGCGCACCGCGCCGGCGTACGAGGTGGCCTCCGGCCCGCAGCCGCGCCGGCCCATCCGGTCGTCGCACCTGGCCTACGAGGTGGCGGCGTCGGCCGCGTCCTACGTCCACGCGCGCGCGCTGGGCCTGCTCTCGTTCGgcgcgacgccgccgccgcagcagcagggCAGGCTGTACAACTCGGGCGTGGCCGCGTACATGGCCGCGTCGACGGTGACGGCGGTGGTGGCCGCCGAGGACGAGGCGCGGCAGGAGGCGGCCCGTGACCTGCGGTCGCCGCTGTCGTCGCCGTGCGAGTGGTTCGTGTGCGACGAGACGGACGCGCGGACGCGGTGCCTCGTCATCCAGGGCTCCGACTCGGTGGCGTCGTGGCAGGCCAACCTCCTGTTCGAGCCCACCGAGTTCGAGGGCACGGGCGTGCTGGTGCACCGGGGCATCTACGAGGCGGCTAAGGGCATCTACGAGCAGGTGATGCCGGAAATCAAGGCGCACCTGCGGGCGCACGCGGGGGCGCGGCTGCGGCTCACGGGCCACTCGCTCGGCGGCAGCCTCGCGGTGCTGGTCAGCCTCATGCTGCTGGCGCGCGGCGTGGTGACGCCCGATGCGCTGCGCCCGGTGGTCACGTTCGGGGCGCCCTCCGTGTTCTGCGGCGGGAACCAAGTCCTGGAGGCCCTGGGCGTCGGCGAGGCTCACGTCCGGTCCGTGGCCATGCACCGCGACATCGTGCCCAGGGCCTTCTCGTGCCGCTACCCGGGCCACGCCATCGCGCTGCTCAAGCGCCTCAACGGCGTGCTCCGCACCCACCCATGCCTCAACACGCACAAGGCGCTGTACACGCCCATGGGCGCCACGTACATCCTGCAGCCCGACAGCGGCGTGTCGCCGCGGCACCCGTTCCTCCCCGAGGGCGCGGCGCTGTTCCGGCTGGACACGGACGACGCGCCGAGGGCCCTGGTGGCCAGCGCGCTGCGCGCGTTCCTCAACTCGCCGCACCCGCTCGAGACGCTGAGCGACCTGTCGGCCTACGGCGCGGAGGGCGCCATACTCCGGGACCACGAGTCCAGCAACTACTTCAGGGCGCTCAGCGCGCTGGCCAGGGCGCCACCGCGGCGCCGGAAGCAGCCGGAGATCGTGTGGCAGCTGCCTGGCGTCGAGCGGCTGCAGCAGTATTGGTGGCCGGGGATCGCCGGCACCGTCATTCCCGCACCAGTGGCCGTCAGCAACAAGGAGCTGGTGTCCGAGGCATAG